From one Paenibacillus sp. FSL K6-1330 genomic stretch:
- a CDS encoding ABC transporter ATP-binding protein, with protein sequence MQSDHTLNSKRRTTGIGMYREMLFRYVFPHKKLLAALTVLLLFSIGLQLINPQIIRYFIDTAQGEGNLTSLYYAAGFFIVFSLLQQGVSIAAAYYSENLGWTTTNKLRAELAEHCLSLDMSFHKTQTSGSLIERVDGDVNALANFFSSFIIHLFGNLLLMIGILALLYRENFWIGFVMTVFVIGSIYVIQHIRRFAIPIWKRWRELNADFYGFIGEHLEGTEDTRANGAAGYVMNRFYEMARRMLPVRVRAFIGFFLMWSTTILVFALGNAAAFIVCAILWKNGHGGLTIGSIYLVFYYTELLAKPIEKIRTQLEDLQKADASLMRVRELLATEPQIKDGPGAPLPSGPLSVEFRNLNFSYEEGGQVTLENLQLRLEPGQTLGLLGRTGSGKTTIARLLLRFYDPQDGRIELAGTDIRICKLHELRRKVAMVTQNIEILEGTVRDNLTLFDEGIADSRIISVLEELGLGDWYASLQEGLDTNLASGGGSLSAGEAQLLAFARVFLTDPGLVILDEASSRLDPLTEYRIEAAITRLLQEKTCIIIAHRLATVQRADRILILENGRMLESGRREELASDPQSRFSRMLAVGMEEVLA encoded by the coding sequence ATGCAAAGCGATCACACGTTAAACAGCAAGCGAAGGACCACGGGGATTGGCATGTACCGGGAGATGCTATTCCGATACGTATTCCCGCATAAGAAACTGCTGGCAGCCCTAACGGTGCTGCTATTATTTTCAATCGGGCTGCAACTGATTAATCCGCAGATCATCCGGTATTTTATCGATACGGCTCAAGGAGAGGGAAATCTGACATCCCTTTATTATGCGGCAGGTTTTTTTATCGTATTTTCATTGCTCCAACAAGGTGTATCCATTGCGGCTGCTTACTATAGCGAGAATCTGGGCTGGACGACAACCAACAAGCTTCGCGCTGAATTGGCGGAGCACTGCCTGTCGCTGGATATGAGCTTCCACAAAACGCAAACGTCCGGCTCTTTAATCGAACGGGTCGATGGCGATGTGAATGCGCTTGCTAATTTCTTCTCCAGCTTTATTATCCATCTGTTCGGCAATCTGCTCCTTATGATCGGGATCCTGGCTCTTCTGTATCGGGAGAACTTCTGGATTGGTTTTGTCATGACAGTGTTTGTTATCGGCAGCATCTACGTCATTCAGCATATTCGGCGGTTTGCGATACCGATATGGAAGCGATGGCGCGAGCTGAATGCGGATTTCTACGGATTCATTGGCGAGCACCTCGAAGGCACTGAAGATACGCGTGCCAACGGGGCGGCTGGATATGTCATGAATCGATTCTACGAGATGGCCAGACGCATGCTGCCGGTTCGAGTTCGTGCATTCATCGGATTTTTCCTTATGTGGAGCACAACAATATTGGTGTTTGCGCTGGGCAATGCGGCCGCATTTATCGTCTGCGCCATACTGTGGAAGAATGGACATGGCGGTTTGACGATCGGCTCCATCTATTTAGTATTTTATTATACCGAGCTGTTAGCCAAGCCGATTGAGAAGATCCGTACCCAATTAGAGGACTTACAAAAGGCAGATGCCAGCTTGATGCGGGTCCGGGAATTGCTGGCAACCGAGCCCCAGATCAAAGACGGACCTGGAGCTCCGCTTCCATCAGGTCCGTTGTCGGTGGAATTCCGCAACCTAAACTTCTCATATGAAGAGGGCGGGCAGGTTACGCTCGAAAATCTGCAGCTGCGGCTCGAACCAGGCCAGACTCTAGGGCTGCTCGGGCGTACAGGCAGCGGCAAAACGACGATCGCCCGCCTGCTGCTGCGTTTCTATGATCCCCAAGATGGAAGGATCGAGCTGGCAGGAACGGATATCCGGATCTGCAAGCTTCATGAACTGAGGCGCAAAGTCGCCATGGTTACGCAGAATATTGAGATTTTGGAAGGGACTGTTCGTGATAATCTGACCTTGTTTGATGAAGGTATCGCGGATAGCCGAATCATATCCGTGCTCGAGGAGCTTGGGCTTGGGGACTGGTATGCTTCGCTTCAGGAAGGGCTCGATACGAACCTGGCCTCAGGCGGGGGGAGCCTGTCGGCTGGTGAGGCCCAGCTGTTGGCATTTGCCCGTGTCTTTCTGACGGATCCGGGTCTCGTCATCCTTGATGAAGCATCATCCCGCCTCGACCCGTTAACGGAATACCGGATTGAAGCAGCCATTACGCGTCTGTTGCAGGAGAAGACGTGTATTATCATTGCCCACCGCTTGGCTACGGTTCAACGTGCAGACCGGATTCTTATTCTGGAGAATGGTCGCATGCTCGAAAGTGGTCGCCGGGAAGAGCTTGCCTCAGACCCGCAATCACGGTTTAGCCGCATGCTGGCCGTTGGAATGGAGGAGGTGCTGGCATGA
- a CDS encoding chromate transporter: protein MGELLKLLWVFFQIGSFSIGGGYAIIPYIQELAVQKYAWVSQRVFTDIITISQMTPGPLAVNTSTFVGLQVAGIPGAMIATFGCVISGVGISILLYRFFQKFNKSIYVFEALNGLRSASLGLIISAAATILLMTFLGTSAISMASKVNWIAVGVFTGSLFVLRKWKMNPILLMVLTGILGGIIY from the coding sequence ATGGGGGAACTATTGAAACTGTTATGGGTCTTTTTTCAGATCGGTTCGTTCAGTATCGGGGGTGGGTACGCAATCATCCCGTACATTCAGGAACTGGCAGTTCAAAAATACGCATGGGTATCGCAAAGGGTTTTTACCGATATCATTACCATCTCGCAAATGACACCCGGCCCATTAGCAGTAAACACCTCCACATTTGTTGGCTTACAGGTCGCGGGGATACCGGGCGCAATGATTGCAACTTTCGGCTGCGTGATTTCAGGTGTCGGCATTTCTATTTTGCTGTATCGCTTTTTTCAAAAATTCAATAAATCTATCTATGTGTTTGAAGCTTTGAACGGCTTGAGATCGGCTTCACTGGGGCTTATTATTTCGGCTGCTGCAACCATATTACTAATGACGTTTCTTGGGACTTCGGCAATAAGCATGGCTTCTAAAGTGAATTGGATTGCTGTAGGTGTATTTACAGGATCTTTGTTTGTATTGAGAAAATGGAAGATGAACCCGATCCTTCTCATGGTTCTGACGGGGATACTGGGAGGCATTATTTATTAA
- a CDS encoding chromate transporter — MISQRTKLYIWLLGINLFISTFTFGGGYVVVPMIRKYFVSRKKLLNEDELVNMAAIAQSSPGAIAINLSTLAGFRVAGMTGAVISYIAAVIPSLVILGFISTFYVAFAADPLISAVLRGMQAGVAALIVDFVVDMCSMMIKERSLLLTLMIPAAFLANFIFEINVAIILIVCCFLCIVRVWLNERRQK; from the coding sequence ATGATAAGCCAAAGAACCAAACTATATATCTGGCTTCTGGGCATAAATTTGTTTATCAGCACATTTACATTTGGCGGTGGGTATGTTGTTGTTCCGATGATTCGGAAGTATTTTGTATCCAGGAAAAAACTACTCAACGAAGATGAACTCGTCAATATGGCTGCTATTGCACAGTCCTCACCAGGAGCAATCGCAATCAACTTGTCAACTCTCGCAGGGTTTCGGGTAGCGGGGATGACGGGCGCTGTAATCAGTTATATTGCTGCTGTCATTCCATCCCTCGTCATATTGGGATTCATCTCCACGTTCTATGTTGCGTTTGCGGCGGATCCGTTAATCTCCGCAGTATTGAGAGGAATGCAGGCAGGCGTTGCAGCCCTTATCGTTGATTTCGTTGTGGATATGTGCAGTATGATGATCAAAGAACGTTCTCTATTACTTACTCTGATGATTCCGGCAGCATTTTTGGCGAATTTTATCTTTGAAATCAATGTAGCCATTATCCTCATCGTGTGTTGTTTTTTATGCATTGTGCGAGTGTGGCTTAATGAAAGGCGGCAGAAATAA
- a CDS encoding LysR family transcriptional regulator: MMTLRHFEIFRAVAETGNFTRAAERLYITQSAVSHAIRELEERAETALFDRLSKSVQLTKSGRLLLEEVTPILSSCEALDARISCLEKQAPLHIVSSITIAAFWLPKILKAFQKDWPDILIHVDVVSAANAIEILRNGKADIALIEGAVPQGPFTCIPFASYPLYVVCAPDYLITHKELTLQQFCSEKLLLREKGSAIRDTLDSVLYLSGHTAQPAWTSVNSLALIEAAKAGFGITILPDVLVSEQLLQGELISLSVQDLLLRNELLAVHHRDKYLTTPLRALLLHIESTMS; this comes from the coding sequence ATGATGACTCTTCGGCATTTTGAAATATTTCGGGCAGTAGCAGAAACGGGAAACTTCACAAGGGCTGCGGAAAGGTTATATATCACGCAATCGGCAGTTTCTCATGCCATACGTGAACTGGAAGAAAGGGCAGAAACAGCATTGTTTGACCGACTTTCAAAAAGCGTTCAGCTTACAAAAAGCGGCCGGCTTTTGCTGGAGGAAGTTACACCGATTCTATCTTCGTGCGAAGCATTAGATGCACGGATCAGCTGTTTGGAAAAACAAGCTCCCCTGCACATCGTTTCCAGCATTACCATTGCAGCGTTCTGGTTACCAAAAATCTTGAAAGCCTTTCAAAAAGATTGGCCTGATATACTGATCCATGTCGATGTGGTCAGCGCAGCGAATGCCATTGAAATATTGCGGAACGGCAAAGCTGACATCGCTTTGATTGAAGGTGCGGTTCCCCAAGGGCCTTTTACATGCATCCCTTTTGCTTCCTATCCGTTATATGTTGTGTGCGCTCCTGACTATCTCATCACGCACAAGGAGTTGACTCTGCAACAATTTTGCTCTGAAAAACTATTGTTGCGTGAAAAGGGAAGTGCGATCCGCGATACTTTAGACAGCGTTCTTTATTTGTCCGGACATACCGCACAACCTGCCTGGACAAGCGTAAATTCCCTAGCATTGATCGAAGCTGCCAAGGCTGGATTCGGCATCACGATTTTGCCTGATGTTCTTGTAAGTGAGCAGCTATTGCAGGGGGAATTGATTTCACTGTCTGTTCAAGACCTCTTGTTGAGAAATGAATTGCTTGCCGTTCACCATCGAGATAAATATCTGACAACTCCGTTAAGGGCCCTTCTTTTGCACATAGAATCTACGATGTCATGA
- a CDS encoding MMPL family transporter: MHGSGPNYGKWVAGKRSKWVTLCVWVLIALALNLLWPAVADKEDNNAANLKEDAPSVVAEAIADKEFPSNGGVPALIVWHKANGLNEGDLTKLQELTASLESDPLPYQTSVVPFHQLPPQALSAQLSEDQSTLVMPLFFEEDRETDLLKEGTAELEKRSEQLLGSNPFQTAIQSGDGISARVTGPVGISIDATGLFEDADVSLMIATVLLVLILLLLIYRSPILALIPLVAVGFAYMVTSPILGFMADQGVITVDSQSIAIMTVLLFGAGTDYCLFLISRFRQLLWHEPDKRKALFQAITSSSGAIAMSGFTVVLSLFALLLAQYGAYQRFAVPFSLSILIMFIASLTLVPALLAIFGRGSFYPFIPRTPEMQAERAKKKGKPVPAPHKEKESRIGRMVTTKPWTVVLVALVLLGGLATFSSQIKFTYDLLSSFPEDVPSREGFTVIGEQFSEGELAPVRLIVDGAGQALDLEERLKALDYVDRVSEPQNGAENNDIIGYEIELSMNPYSMEAMQHIPDLREIAEVSLAKAGVENPAEAVWISGQTATQYDTEIAGEHDAKLIIPVVIGLITLLLLVYLRSVVATVYLIATVILSYFSALGLGWIIIHYGLGAEAIQGAIPLYSFVFLVALGEDYNIFMISSIWQKRKQMPLKQAIKEGVGETSSVITSAGLILAGTFAVLATLPIQVLVQFGIITAIGVMLDTFIVRPFLVPAITTLLGKWAFWPGKQQMVTEEKSTLTVENKA, encoded by the coding sequence ATGCACGGATCAGGACCGAATTACGGTAAATGGGTTGCAGGGAAGCGAAGCAAATGGGTCACGCTCTGTGTATGGGTACTCATCGCACTGGCGTTGAATTTGTTATGGCCGGCTGTTGCAGATAAAGAGGATAACAATGCAGCCAACCTGAAGGAGGATGCACCATCCGTCGTAGCGGAAGCCATTGCCGATAAGGAATTTCCTAGCAACGGGGGAGTACCGGCTCTCATCGTGTGGCATAAAGCCAATGGATTGAACGAAGGGGATTTAACCAAGCTGCAGGAGTTGACGGCGAGCCTTGAATCCGATCCGCTCCCGTATCAAACCTCCGTTGTTCCTTTCCATCAGCTGCCTCCGCAGGCTTTAAGCGCCCAGTTGTCAGAGGATCAGAGCACGCTGGTGATGCCGCTATTTTTTGAAGAAGACCGGGAGACGGACCTGCTCAAGGAAGGAACGGCAGAACTTGAGAAGCGCTCGGAACAATTGCTGGGCAGTAATCCGTTTCAGACGGCCATCCAGAGCGGAGACGGAATCAGTGCTCGCGTAACAGGTCCGGTTGGAATCTCTATTGATGCAACGGGATTGTTTGAGGATGCCGACGTATCGCTCATGATTGCAACCGTGCTTCTGGTGCTGATATTGCTGCTGCTGATTTACCGTTCACCGATTCTTGCCCTAATCCCGCTTGTAGCAGTCGGTTTTGCCTATATGGTAACTAGCCCGATTCTCGGTTTTATGGCGGATCAAGGCGTAATCACCGTGGATTCCCAATCCATCGCCATTATGACCGTGCTGCTCTTTGGAGCCGGGACGGATTATTGCTTGTTCCTGATTTCGAGATTCCGCCAGCTGCTATGGCATGAACCCGATAAACGCAAAGCCTTGTTCCAGGCGATTACGAGTTCATCGGGCGCCATCGCGATGAGCGGCTTCACAGTTGTTTTGTCTCTGTTTGCGCTGCTTCTGGCTCAGTACGGGGCATACCAACGATTTGCGGTGCCTTTCAGCTTGTCAATTCTGATCATGTTCATAGCCAGTCTGACATTGGTACCGGCATTGTTGGCTATTTTCGGGAGAGGTTCCTTTTATCCTTTCATTCCGAGAACGCCGGAGATGCAAGCGGAGCGCGCCAAGAAAAAAGGAAAGCCGGTTCCTGCACCGCACAAAGAGAAGGAGAGCCGGATCGGCCGTATGGTGACAACGAAGCCATGGACCGTCGTCTTGGTAGCTTTAGTATTGCTGGGTGGACTTGCGACCTTCTCATCCCAAATCAAATTCACCTACGATCTCCTATCCTCATTCCCTGAGGATGTTCCTTCCCGCGAAGGATTCACCGTCATCGGCGAACAGTTCTCCGAAGGAGAGCTTGCGCCGGTTCGGCTGATAGTGGATGGTGCGGGGCAAGCTTTAGATCTTGAAGAACGCCTGAAGGCTCTGGATTATGTGGATCGTGTATCCGAACCGCAGAATGGGGCGGAGAATAACGATATTATCGGTTATGAAATCGAGCTATCCATGAATCCTTACTCTATGGAAGCGATGCAGCATATTCCGGATCTCAGAGAGATCGCGGAGGTTTCACTTGCGAAGGCAGGAGTCGAGAATCCGGCGGAAGCCGTGTGGATCAGCGGTCAAACGGCTACCCAGTATGACACGGAGATCGCGGGAGAACATGATGCCAAACTGATCATTCCCGTCGTCATCGGTTTGATTACGCTGTTGCTATTGGTATATCTGAGATCGGTTGTGGCAACCGTCTATCTGATTGCCACGGTCATCTTGTCTTATTTCTCCGCCCTGGGGCTTGGCTGGATTATCATTCATTACGGTCTGGGGGCAGAAGCCATCCAAGGAGCCATACCGCTGTATTCGTTTGTATTCCTGGTCGCGCTGGGCGAAGACTACAACATATTCATGATTTCGAGCATATGGCAAAAACGGAAGCAGATGCCCCTGAAGCAGGCGATTAAAGAAGGCGTGGGCGAGACGAGTTCGGTGATCACCTCAGCCGGTTTAATCCTGGCAGGGACCTTCGCCGTACTGGCCACGCTTCCGATTCAAGTATTGGTACAGTTTGGGATCATAACGGCCATCGGTGTTATGCTGGATACGTTCATAGTAAGACCCTTCCTAGTACCCGCGATCACAACGCTCCTGGGCAAGTGGGCTTTCTGGCCAGGCAAACAACAGATGGTTACCGAAGAGAAATCTACATTGACCGTTGAAAATAAAGCGTAG
- a CDS encoding TetR/AcrR family transcriptional regulator: MTKIRNPRNPGRPKAAADQAPIQETILWTASKLFMENGYEPVSLQQIAKACQVTKASIYYHFTSKPELFKIAVTTILDKAYASTRRYLQEADTLESGLIRVAEAKIAKPHAEMETMMREAQPFLSQEQMAAIREAEQRIHEVIADRFNQAMRSGELREGNPLLMAQAFSAMLMLGNREDTRSGYASPRDMAVEIVDLFLHGAVNLPK; this comes from the coding sequence ATGACAAAAATACGAAACCCCCGAAATCCCGGGCGTCCCAAAGCAGCTGCCGATCAGGCTCCTATCCAGGAAACCATCCTCTGGACCGCCTCCAAGTTATTCATGGAAAATGGCTACGAGCCCGTATCCTTGCAGCAGATCGCGAAGGCTTGCCAAGTGACCAAGGCTTCCATCTACTATCATTTCACAAGTAAACCCGAGCTGTTTAAAATAGCGGTAACCACGATTCTAGATAAAGCATATGCTTCTACTCGTCGGTATCTGCAGGAAGCCGATACCCTAGAGTCTGGATTGATCCGGGTAGCCGAAGCGAAGATTGCCAAGCCTCATGCCGAGATGGAGACCATGATGCGGGAAGCACAGCCTTTTTTATCCCAGGAGCAGATGGCCGCTATCCGTGAGGCGGAACAGCGCATTCATGAAGTCATCGCCGATCGGTTTAATCAAGCCATGCGTTCTGGTGAACTTCGGGAAGGCAATCCTTTGCTCATGGCGCAGGCTTTTTCGGCGATGCTGATGCTGGGCAATCGTGAAGATACCCGAAGCGGTTATGCCAGCCCTCGTGATATGGCTGTTGAGATCGTAGATCTATTCTTGCACGGAGCAGTAAACCTTCCGAAGTAA